aGTCACTGTGGTTATAAAAAGAACAGCAAACACCACACTGGGGCTCCACAAACAGGCACCTTTCTTATTTACATCCAGGAATGAAAGGAAGATGATGccatgctgcacacacacacacacacgcacacacaggtaCACGCACATATTATTCTTAGCGAGTTTGCATCTTTGTGCACTCATTTAACAGTTCACATGTTACACAAAACACATTTAGGTTTCAGTAAtgtatggatttttttcttttgcaataGCTCAAACGGGAACCAGAGGTCTGATGATGTTAAGGCCTCTAAAAGCTACCTTACAATGCCTGattcaagacttttttttaaattatagtgCCGTGATATGGTTTGGGCCTATCTACAATATTCAATGGGTTACTTCTAGTTGTTATCTGATTGGCTATTCACACTTGACACCATGTGCAGAGTGGAAAAGCAAAACCTTAAACACTGTGATATAATATGACTATAGAACAAGAAATAGTCACTGGATTGGAAAACATACAGCAACACATCTTTAAAATTTATGTCAAAGTTTTGTTGAAGCAGTCACTTGCAATCAAACTAGATAGATCTTGCTGATGCATTATAACTATGTTATGGAATAAGTGGTCACACAGATGGCCAGTTCCTGTGAAAGTAGACAATTCCTGGCCAATTTTGATGACAAAGAGTACCAAAGTAACCAGTGACAGCTAGAAGACTGGCTTTGTGAGACCATCTGTGGCTCTGTACAATTTGTCAGCCCCCTTCTGCCTAGTCCATCAGTGAAAAGGGACCAGAGGACCATCAAGCACAAGAAAGATATTAGTGTCACTCGCACTGAATTGCATTGTATTATCTGCTGGGCTGGGAAAAGTGTATATAAGGTGCAGCAGTAATTTTAGGAATCAAGGTCACTtgactaaaaataataataaagtgactttaaataataaagttggTCTTAGGTGGTGTGATTTCTCCCTGATGTCCTTATTTCCTATATTACTAATTTCCTCTACCAGAATGTGTCCATACACATACATCAGGTATGGGTATACAGCAGGGATATGCACTTATAAAGAGGTTGTGCTTCACCTGCACTAGACTGCATACACCAAGCTGTCTCATTTCTGGTTTGTTGTCTAATGTGGAATACAGTATTTACAGACACCCACTGCATACGGGATAACAATGTTTTTGGGTTTGCCCTGTTCAGTTCTTCCTTGTCTGGTCAGTTTGATGTTCCTGTTGGACCATATTGCTGATTTGACAAAATCCCAGTTTGGATGACCACAACTCTTTCAGGCATTTCCCAGATATTTGCACTCCTTGCCCTTGGTTTCAGATGTTCAGCAGATTTTCAGCCACATttttgtgaaacaggaagtcaaataGCAAAGGTCAAGTGTATTCTGGTAAGCTGCAATATCAAAAAATTGGCATTTGGTCATCATGACTAAAACACAAACTGCGTCACCAAAACATGACCTGGATGACTGAAAACCTTAATAATCATGTTGAGAACAAGGAGACTGAACTTTAAGCAACTCCAAATACAGGGAAAGAAAGGTGTGAGGCCTGTAGGGTGACCACAATACACAACCTCCTACTGGAGTGTCTCTCCAATAATACTTGGAGAACACTGATGTGTTCTTGTATGACATGGAAGAACTATCAAAATAACAAGATGGCAAGTCCGTACATGCCACTCGTGGAGTACAGTCATTGCCCAGGATGACATCTCTGAGATGATTCATTGTCCTTGTGGGTTTTCTAAGAATATCcttttagaggaaaaaaatatagcaGTTTTATGTGCTCTATGATTATGCACATGCTTGTACATTACATTCATAAAATGACCTCTAACATTTAGTCTCATGACGCTGAGGCAAGTGCAGGAAACAAGCACTAACCACATTACTGCTGATGCATTACAGTTTAAGCTAAATTATGACAAAAACTGTCAGTCAGTACTTCTGAACTATAAAGTAAAAAGGCTTGGTGgtcaaaagcaaaacaaaataagaaaaaagtGGATGACAAGTTAAACACACCTTAACACATTCAGATGGAAGAAAGGAAGATCATTCAGTCACTTTTGATGATAAAAGAAAACCGAAAAGAGTTGAATGTGAAAAATCAGGACTAGCCTGTCATCATTGGTTATCATGCAACATTGAAGAAGATTTTGTTCCAGCATTTGTACTAATAGTATTAATTTTAACCTTCAGacagtgtgttacagaagcAGCAACTGAAATGGACATTCAGTATAACTTTCATAATCCGtggttgtgtatttgtgtacacatgagtgtgtatgtgctttCGTGTATAAGGGCACGGAGCACAATGGTTCAGAAAAGCCCATACTAAGGTCTATAATATATCAGTTATGCATGAACACCTCTTTCCACCTTAACATAATGTAACAGCATATCTCACTATTTGCATAAAACACCATTGGAGAGAACAGAGATTTAACAGTTTAGACAATTAGATAAATATGACTAAATATTagataaatattacaaaatattattttaaaaatagctaCTTTTTATACAGACATTGAATTAAAAGATAATTAAACATTATAGTCAGGTAATTCTCTACATCACAAGAAACACAAAAGCTCTCCTGGAACTTCCAGAACGTTCAAGAGTTTCAGTATTGTGTGTAAGAAAATAGCGCTTTAATGGTTTTGGATTTAACACAATTTAACAGGACTGTTCAACACGTTGCATTATGACCTTGAAACAACCATCACGCTAGAACCTTTATTAACAAGTTACTCACTGGAAGCTAAACAACAGTGGGAGACAGACTCATGGGGAGTTTTGTCATGTTCACTGTCAAAAATGTCTATGCATGGTGGGCAATCTGGAGCTATACTACACTGGTTGCAAGCAGAAGACATCCTGTTGTGCTCATCTAGGCTCAGAGATTTCTCTCTATAACATTAATCACCATTTCAAGTGAAACCCAAAACTGGGGTTAGAATTGTTTCATATTTCCAAATAGGTAGATCacaatccacaaataaatgcagtgagatttacaaaaattaaaaaaaattacaaatgcaTTGAATGAGATCCACAAATATATGTTAGAAATGCGAGAAATGCGAATTGAATGAGATCCACAAATATATGTTAgtagtttcacaaaaataaattaaattgacgaataaataaaatgagatctgcaaatatttttttacaaatattcatCCATTGGACCTCATTGGACAATTGGACCTCATTTGTGGATCTGtgcatttgtttgattttgctgcacacatttgtggattttgaaacatttctagcaTCAAGAAtgcacacaaatccacaaataaTTGGACTCCGCCCAGCATCTACTCAAGCCAATTGGATAACCACCACAGTGCACTGACCAATTGCAGCACGGTCTTGCTCCAACcaatcatgttttgttttacagtcCGGACGGGAAAAGAGTCATATTGCACTGAACTCGACATATATCATCTAACAGCATCATTGTAACAACATCCATGCATCTTCTAaagcttactccttcttcagggtcacgggggaacctggagcctatcctgcagcacaaggtggggtacaaggtgggggacagggtgccagtccatcgcacatacatcacatacactcaccattcatacactttcgactgggggaggaaaccatgcatctgaggaaacccccacagcacagggagaacatgcaaagacatggccccagcgggaatcgaaccccggaggtgtgaggcgaacgtgctaaccactaagccagtaAGGATTCAGTAAGGATTCGTTAGACTGATTCAAACTGGTAACTCCTAAGATTCCTGAGTCTTTTAGCACGGTTCATTTAGAGAATGTAATGATTAACCAGTGAACTGGATGACACTGGTCGTGCTGTGTTTTGGCAGGCTGACCGTGAGGACAATATTTTCTTGCCAATGTCATCTTTTCCCGATACACAGTCTTTTAATCTTACCACACTCAATTTATTGTAAAATCACAACTCGGGTTTCGCTGTGGATTCAGTAGTGATGCAGGAAACACTGGagaaaacatatataaaacatatattatttaaaataaagaatttatgacCCATAATGTTGCTTGTTTTCTTTTAGATGTTGTTACAGTGATGCTGTTCGATGGTTAGAACCACACTCCTGTCGTCATTCCTCCTGATCAACCACATTGGAAAGCCTTCATAATATGAGAGTGCGGTGGAATATGACTCTGTTCCCGTactgattataaaacaaaacgtgaCTGGTTGGAGCAAGACAATGATACGACTGGTCAGTGCAATGTGGCGATTATCCGACTGGCTTCAGTAGACGGTGGGCAGAGTCCAaatatttgtggatttgtgtgcactcttgaccctagaaatgtttcaaaatccacAAATGCGTGCAGCAAAATCCACAAATGCACAGGACACGATCCATAAATGACTGCAAGGCAGAGTTGTGTTTGTAATATAAAAACATAGTTTTATTTGcaactattattttatttattatatttacttagtcaattttatttatttttgtgaaactacTAACATATATTTATGGATCTCATTCAATGcatttgtaaatttttttaatttttgtaaatctcactacatttatttgtggatcataatctatttatttggaattctGAAACAATTCTAACCCCAGACAGAACTGACTTCAGATGAGCAATCAAAGGGCAACTTCTGCCAGCACTCTCTAATTGGCCCCCTAGGATGTTGTTGAGTAATGCAAAAGTGTACATCATACACACGGGAGAATGGTCACTAACTGGACAGTTATGGAACACAGCAGTATCCAAGGATGGGTTTGTAGCCTTTAAGAACTTACTTGCTCTGGGTGCTCACTTCCTGTTATCTCAGCCACTGTGTTGAAGGAGTCCACATCTTCGAAAGTCTGCGCCCCCATAGTTAAGTGCACCACAATTTTTGTGCCTTGGCGCGCCATCCGTGCCATCATCTGGGCATCTTCCACCGTGATACAGGCTGTGGGGATCTGAGGCACACCAGACTGGTACCACTGCCACCCAGTGTGTGGGCTGTAACATGTACATACAATgagtttaatattatttttttgttaatctgTTAGAGATAAAGTGATTGTTATTCATGGAAAGACACTTATGATATCTAAATGGAACAGACCTGTTGATGGAAAATGGAGTGATGGAGCGAATGAGTGAAGCCACTGCTCCCACTTTAGCTGCCTCTGAAGCTCCTGAAGCACGGTATGCCACCGTCTCCCCATAGCTAACAAAAGGCTGATTATACACCACAATCTTCCCCTTAGCCTCACTTGCCCGACTTTTCAACTCATCAAAGGACTCCACCACCAACACTTCAGCTTCAATACCTGCCAGAAAGAGAGCATGAGAAAGAACCATATATATAAGGGATGCATGCCACATTAATCATAAGAAGTCTTTGTTTAGGCAAGAAAAACTAATATTTGAAAGATTGTGAAGCGGCATGTTTACTTCATTGAAACAGCAATGCTTATGGGTGCAATTATGCAACTAATTGCTTGAACAAGTCACAAGCTACAAACCTCCTTTGGGAGTTCCAACACTGCTCCCCAACCCAAGGATCGACAAAATGTGATTTCGTGGAAGAACCATCACTGCACTTTCCTGTCCCCTCACCCAGTGAGGGATCTTCACAGGTTCTAGATGTACATTCTCCAGTCCATCCAGCCTCAATGCATTGTACATGTACTTGATAGCCAGGTCCAGATTCCTAGACCCGCTTACTCTGTTTCCGACTGTATCCGTGAAAGATGCAAGCCGTTCATATGAGCGGTTCTGAGCCTTGCCATACACTGCCAGGTCTATGATTTTCTGGGCAATGCCAGAATAACCGGATAATTCCTTGGATACTTCTTCAAGTGATTTACTCCTGTAGCCATGTGGCTTACAATGACACTGTAATAAACTACCAATCAGAATGAGAAAGGTCAAAAGGCCACTGTTGTATCCCCTATCTTTCATCTGAAGGCAGGAACGGAAACAATATGTTACTTGGCATCCAAATATCAAACAGAATTTTAAATGAAGATTAAATCAGGTATTAAACTAAAATCAGTCTGATACTGGTGCATGGGTTAACATCTGTATGAGAGTGTCTTAATATAAAAAGCTTGTAAATACATACGATAGAAGGAAGCGGTCATATAAAATATTCTGAAACTTTTGTACGTCCTTAAAACaacaaagcttttaaaaaataaaataaaataaataatttaaaaaagctaCTGAACCTatgaagtgtttattttattttattttattttatttacgtgTCATATAAAATAGCTCAGTTCTACTTCATCCAGAGGCGcgtttacatacagtacaaccAGCCATTAGTATAGAAAGCTATAGATTAAAGTCTATAGTAAACAGCAGTGCCGGAAAGTCTGCTTACTCCGGAAAGTCAACTAGCCAGACATTACTAGTacatttctttaataataattttttttttttttttttttttttaaagggggaaAGCGTGTTTCTTTCTGTTCCCTTTTCTGAAATTGTGCGCAACGTTCAATTTTACGAACCTTTTTTTATATCAGACAGGAAGATCATATGACCAACTTCATGCAGTAGTCGCACTTCCGCTTTCTTTCCTAGCGCCGAGCGCGCGCGCTGTTACGGCAAGCCGTTGGGACATGTGtgtttctcactcactcagtttCAGTAACCGCTATAGGTGAAagtattcatttttcttttctttctttttaaacaaccaAATACGACTGATTCAGCTCGTTAGCTAATAATTACGCCCTTCGTTAGCTGGATAAATGTTGGGGAAATCCTGAAACCGTACAAATATGCGGATCTCACagtctattcaattcaattcaattttatttgtatagcgctttttacaatagacatagtctcaaagcagctttacagaaatatcaacacggtatacagatattaaaggtgcgaatttatacCAACTCAGCAAGCCTCTGaatggtgacggtggcaaggaaaaactccctaagatgttttaagaggaagaaaccttgagaggaaccagagtcagaagggaacccatactcatctgggtaacaacagatagtgtgaaaaagttcattatggatttatatgaagtctgtttggccttagaagcagccgtagtcccagcaatctggaattggagtagatgagagctccatccagacaTAGGACATCCGAAACAGATCATGCAGGtcctgagagcagaaaggatcaggatctctagtatctccataaaattgtgtgtggctcggcagaaggagagagggagagaagagactgttaggactgtgcttagcataatagaaagtctagtcagggtaggcttgagtaaacaaatacgttttaaacctagacttaaacactgagactgtgtctgagcctcgaacactaattggaagactgttccataactgtggggctctataagagaaagctctcccccctgctgtagccttcgctattcgaggtaccgtcagatagtctgcatcttttgatctaagtaggcgtggtggatcatagaaaaccaaaaggtcgcttagatactgtggcgcgagaccatttagtgctttataggttaataatagtattttatgatcagtgcgagatttcactgggagccaatgcagtgttgataaaatcggggtgatgtggtcgtatcttctggatCTAGTTaagactctagcagctgcattctggactaactggagttttgTGGTCTATAGTGCGAAACCAAAATGAAGATataaaaaagacatttattgtGATAGGAAATGGTAACCTTAGTAATGTAAAATGGTCAAATAATGTACAAAAAATGAagtataaatgtgataaatgtaaaatttggcaaatatttgatttagcccacattaattttttatattgtaATTACATTAACTATTTCTATAGATTAaatattctaaaataaaataaatgttgtataaaggtatatatctatataataaatattatattaatatattataattgtaTAAATGTTTTACTTTGCTCTCCCATGCAAATATTTCCACTTCCAGCAATCAGTGTTGATTGgacattatattaaatataatattgaagttgaatatataatatattaaactTCATGAGAAAGATTGTTCAAGATTTTCTCTGGCTTTTCTCAAGGATTTTCTCGTTCCCCACCTCACAAATACATGCAGGTATAGGTGAATTGGCAACACTACATTGTTTgtaggattgtgtgtgtgtgtgtgtgtgtgtgtgagagagagagagagagagagagagagagagagagatcatgtgATTCTGTAGATTGGAGTTCCATACAGGGTGCATTCCTGCCTTGAGTTCAATGTTCCAAGGATAAACTACAGTGCCattgtgaccctgaccagaataaagtggttactgaagatcaATGACTGAATGAATTGATCATGAAACAACTGTACATctgtgtatagtatatgtacagtatatatttgaCAGTTACaacttacagtgggggaaataagtattgaatatgtcaacatttttgtcagtaaatatatttcctatgaggttattcacaagaaattttcaccagacatcagtattaactcaagaaatctggaaatataaagaattcagaacattaaagtccataaattaagttatgtgtaatgaagaggaatgacacaggaaaaaagtattgaacactctaactgaaatttatttaataatcagtggagaagcctttgtttgtaatgacagcttcaagatgcttcctgtataaagaaattaatcggttgcagtattcaggtgtgatttcaGCCCAatcttctaaacatatcgtctttaaatcttgttcaattggattcatgTCAAATGATTGACTAGGCCATTTTAACaccgtgatttttttttctatgaaaccacttgagagtttcctttgctgtgtactttggatcgttgtcctgctggaaggtccacccacgtctcatcttcatcatcctggtggatggcagcagaatCTTCtgaagaatctcccagtaaatggctccattcatcgttccttcaattatacgAAGTCTGCCAgaaccatgcgatgaaaaacagccccacaccatgatgcttccacctccaaacttcactgttggtatagtgtttttagggtgatgtgcagtaccatttcttctccaaacagagtgtgtagtatgacagccaaaaagttaaattttgctctcatc
This genomic window from Ictalurus punctatus breed USDA103 chromosome 1, Coco_2.0, whole genome shotgun sequence contains:
- the LOC108268885 gene encoding carboxypeptidase Q; the protein is MKDRGYNSGLLTFLILIGSLLQCHCKPHGYRSKSLEEVSKELSGYSGIAQKIIDLAVYGKAQNRSYERLASFTDTVGNRVSGSRNLDLAIKYMYNALRLDGLENVHLEPVKIPHWVRGQESAVMVLPRNHILSILGLGSSVGTPKGGIEAEVLVVESFDELKSRASEAKGKIVVYNQPFVSYGETVAYRASGASEAAKVGAVASLIRSITPFSINSPHTGWQWYQSGVPQIPTACITVEDAQMMARMARQGTKIVVHLTMGAQTFEDVDSFNTVAEITGSEHPEQVVLLSGHLDSWDVGQGAMDDGGGVAISWEALSLIKDLGLRPKRTLRAVLWSAEEAGGVGAMQYYQQHKANISNFNLVMESDMGTFAPVGLQFTGSDKARAIMKDVMKLLAPINVTSLEKHGEGTDINMWMQAGVPGASLHTADSKYFWFHHTEGDTMTVQNPAEMNLCSAVWAVVSYVVADLDEMLPR